From Aquificota bacterium, one genomic window encodes:
- a CDS encoding MFS transporter — protein sequence MRAVRLFSFALYDSGETILGALLFSTLYPLYITQHIDVKTYSTLYGLAFLLSFFIALRLSKVADYRGLRKTFFSLFSLLIPLVCFALYLSFHSVELNFLLYLLLAIIHQQAMLFYNSLLKIFETKGTASGLGVALGYVGSAVALILFAPRLSLPTAFIFIALIFFLLSLPSLIYLTEPKERQIISIREVLKDKNFLLTMASMLLLMELANTMIAMMGVYLREVYGLKEGEIYRTIGLSAIGGVLGGLLWGRLTDRISANRLFPFGFFLWSAFLILLFFTPRSMILLLGLFAGLSLSHLWTTSRVLLIEKFTKGDIAIRFSFYSLSERIASSLGLLSWSLLLYLTGGNYRLSALLMLVFPILGFVIYKLSNRRPQIYGF from the coding sequence ATAAGGGCAGTAAGGCTTTTCTCCTTTGCCCTCTATGACTCTGGAGAAACCATCTTAGGAGCCCTCCTCTTCTCCACCCTTTACCCCCTCTATATTACCCAGCACATAGACGTAAAAACCTATTCAACCCTCTATGGCCTTGCCTTTTTACTTTCCTTTTTTATTGCCCTAAGGCTTAGCAAAGTGGCAGATTACAGAGGCCTAAGGAAGACATTCTTCAGCCTCTTTAGCCTTCTCATACCACTTGTTTGCTTTGCCCTCTACCTTTCCTTTCACAGTGTAGAATTGAACTTCCTCCTTTACCTTCTTTTGGCCATCATCCACCAGCAGGCCATGCTCTTTTATAACTCCTTGCTAAAAATCTTTGAGACAAAAGGGACGGCCTCCGGCCTTGGTGTGGCCTTGGGCTACGTTGGCTCTGCGGTGGCTTTAATACTTTTTGCACCAAGGCTTAGCCTTCCCACAGCCTTCATCTTCATAGCCCTTATCTTTTTCCTTTTGTCCCTTCCTTCCCTAATTTACCTCACAGAACCAAAAGAAAGACAGATCATAAGCATAAGGGAGGTTCTAAAGGACAAAAACTTTCTTTTAACCATGGCATCCATGCTTTTGCTTATGGAGCTTGCCAATACCATGATAGCCATGATGGGGGTCTATTTGAGGGAGGTCTATGGGCTAAAGGAGGGGGAGATATACAGGACCATAGGCCTTTCGGCCATTGGCGGTGTGCTTGGAGGCCTTCTGTGGGGAAGGCTTACAGATAGAATTTCGGCCAACAGGCTTTTCCCTTTTGGCTTTTTTCTTTGGAGTGCCTTTTTAATACTCCTTTTCTTCACGCCAAGGTCCATGATACTCCTACTTGGCCTCTTTGCAGGCCTTTCCCTCTCCCACCTTTGGACCACATCAAGAGTGCTTCTTATTGAAAAATTCACAAAGGGAGACATAGCCATAAGGTTTTCTTTCTATTCCCTTAGCGAGCGTATAGCCTCAAGCTTGGGCCTCTTAAGCTGGTCCCTATTACTCTATCTTACAGGCGGAAACTACAGGCTTTCTGCCCTTCTCATGCTTGTCTTTCCCATTCTGGGCTTTGTCATATACAAGCTTTCAAACAGGAGGCCTCAGATATATGGGTTCTAA
- a CDS encoding tRNA (adenosine(37)-N6)-threonylcarbamoyltransferase complex dimerization subunit type 1 TsaB, which produces MRLLSLDTSFSFINLTLIEDGKVVLHHYVDDGKKTLEHLPSLLKSLGVEPEHMDAFAVSLGVGYLTSLRIGITFMKTLAYLTKKPIVGYENLYMMCHFLKREGEFCVALKVSNQIFCRRCKDGKIGEIEVLKSLPESIKVVGLSGQGLGDISLEFFPFSLYGGLWAYKRLMEGYGGDNPVLLEPIYLRPPV; this is translated from the coding sequence ATGAGGCTACTATCCCTTGACACTTCCTTTTCTTTTATAAACCTCACCCTTATAGAGGATGGCAAGGTGGTCTTGCACCACTATGTGGATGATGGGAAAAAGACCTTAGAACATCTGCCTTCTTTGCTGAAAAGCCTTGGCGTAGAGCCAGAGCATATGGATGCCTTCGCCGTCTCTTTGGGGGTGGGCTATTTGACCTCCTTGAGGATAGGCATAACCTTTATGAAGACCTTGGCATACCTTACCAAAAAGCCCATAGTGGGCTATGAAAACCTCTATATGATGTGCCACTTTCTAAAAAGGGAAGGGGAGTTTTGTGTGGCACTCAAAGTTAGCAACCAGATATTTTGTAGAAGATGCAAAGATGGGAAGATAGGGGAGATAGAGGTTTTAAAAAGCTTGCCGGAAAGCATAAAGGTGGTAGGGCTAAGCGGTCAAGGCCTGGGAGATATCTCTCTTGAGTTTTTTCCCTTTTCCCTCTATGGTGGCCTTTGGGCATACAAAAGGTTAATGGAAGGCTATGGTGGTGATAACCCCGTGCTTTTAGAACCCATATATCTGAGGCCTCCTGTTTGA
- a CDS encoding site-specific DNA-methyltransferase, producing the protein MEGRHKARLIIGDSRSMAEVKDGEVDLIITSPPYWHLKDYGVKGQIGYGQTLHEYLTDLYMVWKECFRVLREGGRLCINIGDQFSRAVVYGRYKVIPIHAEIISQCESIGFDYLGSIIWQKKTTMNTTGGAVVMGSFPYPPNGIVEIDYEFILIFKKPGKNKIVPKEIKEASKLTKEEWKEYFSGHWRFAGAKKIGHEAMFPEELPKRLIKMFSFVGDTVLDPFLGSGTTMKVAMELNRKAIGYEINKEFLSLILSKIGDANQIDIIEREVDIVNKPPIEYLPRIKDAKPLIEPKSFNFNGERLYKVIRILNEETIETNTGLNIKFLGVKVIDRERTLKYLKDYILGKEIFIRNYQVLDEHTVKAYVYLKNKIFVNAYLLKSGLALPDLSENHLYKKKFIKLWQEVSSGERVDT; encoded by the coding sequence ATGGAAGGAAGGCATAAGGCGAGATTGATCATAGGTGATAGTAGGAGTATGGCTGAAGTAAAGGATGGGGAAGTGGATTTAATCATAACATCTCCGCCTTACTGGCATTTAAAGGATTATGGAGTTAAAGGACAGATAGGATACGGTCAAACTCTCCATGAATACCTTACAGACCTATATATGGTATGGAAGGAGTGTTTTAGGGTGCTTCGGGAGGGCGGTAGGCTATGTATAAACATTGGAGATCAATTTTCAAGAGCTGTTGTATATGGAAGGTATAAGGTTATACCTATCCATGCCGAGATAATAAGCCAGTGCGAAAGTATAGGCTTTGATTACCTTGGCTCTATAATATGGCAAAAAAAGACCACCATGAACACCACAGGCGGAGCTGTAGTTATGGGTTCCTTTCCTTATCCACCTAATGGCATAGTGGAAATAGACTATGAGTTTATTCTCATATTTAAAAAACCTGGTAAGAATAAGATTGTGCCAAAGGAAATAAAAGAGGCTTCAAAGCTTACAAAAGAGGAATGGAAAGAATATTTTTCTGGGCATTGGCGGTTTGCAGGGGCTAAGAAGATAGGCCACGAGGCTATGTTTCCAGAAGAGCTTCCAAAAAGGCTTATAAAAATGTTTTCCTTTGTAGGCGATACGGTGCTAGACCCCTTTCTTGGTAGTGGAACCACTATGAAGGTTGCAATGGAATTAAACAGAAAAGCCATAGGCTACGAGATAAACAAAGAATTTCTTAGTCTAATCTTGTCAAAAATAGGAGATGCTAATCAGATTGACATTATTGAAAGAGAAGTTGATATTGTAAATAAGCCACCCATAGAATATTTACCAAGAATAAAAGATGCTAAACCGCTTATAGAACCAAAGAGTTTTAACTTTAATGGAGAAAGGTTATATAAAGTTATTAGAATTTTAAATGAAGAAACTATTGAGACCAATACAGGTTTAAATATAAAGTTCCTGGGGGTTAAAGTCATAGATAGAGAAAGGACGCTGAAGTATTTAAAGGATTATATTCTTGGAAAGGAAATATTCATAAGAAATTACCAAGTGCTTGATGAACATACAGTAAAAGCTTATGTTTATTTAAAAAATAAAATCTTTGTAAATGCCTACCTTTTAAAATCCGGCTTAGCACTGCCAGACTTATCTGAAAACCACCTTTATAAGAAAAAATTTATCAAACTATGGCAGGAGGTATCCAGTGGGGAAAGAGTGGATACTTAA
- a CDS encoding MjaI family restriction endonuclease, with the protein MGKEWILNIATNRWGYNKKKYVGPVAEWIREASPKNLEEWKERYYEKLLEKLKSEGVDLTPDEYLENLGQKLYVKISEVLQSEISEITQEDCISYIKELVLNRTYEGYRTEIDTIYGQLADYLGVEIRPAPDEWDRLYNVDFYIEVDGKYIGLQIKPITYKHTSNIHKWEDILKRTHEKFKSEFGGSVFIVFSIKEKDKKVIYNKEIVEEIRKEIERLKGEQGK; encoded by the coding sequence GTGGGGAAAGAGTGGATACTTAACATAGCAACCAATAGATGGGGCTATAACAAGAAAAAGTATGTAGGCCCTGTAGCAGAATGGATTCGTGAAGCTTCTCCTAAGAATTTGGAAGAATGGAAGGAACGTTATTATGAAAAATTATTAGAAAAGCTTAAAAGTGAAGGTGTGGATTTAACTCCTGATGAGTATCTTGAAAACTTAGGACAGAAGTTATATGTAAAAATTTCGGAGGTGCTACAGTCAGAAATATCTGAAATAACGCAGGAGGATTGTATAAGTTATATAAAAGAGCTGGTACTTAACAGAACTTATGAAGGGTATAGAACAGAGATTGATACCATATACGGACAATTGGCGGATTATCTTGGCGTTGAGATAAGGCCCGCTCCAGACGAGTGGGACAGGTTATACAATGTAGATTTTTATATAGAGGTTGATGGAAAGTATATAGGCTTGCAAATAAAACCCATAACTTATAAACACACATCTAATATTCATAAATGGGAGGATATACTGAAGAGAACTCATGAAAAATTTAAAAGTGAATTTGGGGGAAGTGTTTTTATAGTCTTTTCAATAAAAGAAAAAGATAAAAAGGTGATATATAACAAAGAAATTGTAGAAGAGATAAGAAAAGAAATTGAGAGATTGAAAGGAGAGCAGGGTAAGTAA
- a CDS encoding flavin reductase family protein, whose protein sequence is MERPEGFDPYEVLTSLVVPRPIAWVSSMSQEGLLNLAPFSFYNAVCDEPPVILISISKREDGSRKDTARNILSTGEFVINLVSEELIKEVKISSEDFPPEVSEFERAGLEPAESYKVRVPRVARAKAWLECRLLKHEELFGYDLIFGRVLLAGAESLNVWSLRPVGRVFGGFCKIIEINQEL, encoded by the coding sequence ATGGAAAGGCCTGAGGGCTTTGACCCTTATGAGGTGCTTACAAGCCTTGTGGTGCCAAGGCCCATAGCATGGGTATCTTCTATGAGCCAGGAGGGCCTTTTGAACCTTGCACCCTTTAGCTTTTACAATGCGGTATGCGATGAGCCACCGGTTATCCTTATATCTATAAGCAAAAGGGAGGACGGTAGCAGGAAGGACACAGCGAGGAACATCCTTAGCACAGGCGAGTTTGTGATAAATCTTGTCTCAGAAGAGCTAATCAAAGAGGTGAAGATAAGCTCGGAAGACTTTCCACCAGAGGTAAGCGAGTTTGAAAGGGCTGGCCTTGAGCCGGCAGAAAGCTATAAGGTAAGGGTGCCAAGGGTGGCAAGGGCTAAAGCATGGCTTGAATGTAGGCTTTTAAAACACGAAGAACTTTTTGGCTATGACCTCATCTTTGGCAGGGTCCTTTTGGCCGGTGCAGAAAGCCTAAATGTGTGGTCCTTGAGGCCTGTTGGTAGGGTCTTTGGAGGCTTTTGTAAAATCATTGAGATAAATCAAGAACTTTAA
- a CDS encoding (2Fe-2S)-binding protein, translating into MAKVKINGKVLEIPAGVKFGEYHHEIEKAGVEFGCTDGQCGVCVCTVVKGLECLAEPSEQEEETLWRIGEYEENRRLTCQLVIEKEGCEIELETD; encoded by the coding sequence ATGGCTAAGGTAAAGATAAACGGAAAGGTGTTGGAAATTCCGGCGGGCGTAAAGTTTGGCGAATACCATCATGAGATAGAAAAGGCTGGGGTTGAGTTTGGTTGCACCGACGGTCAGTGTGGTGTTTGTGTATGCACTGTGGTAAAGGGGCTTGAGTGCCTGGCAGAGCCTTCCGAGCAGGAGGAAGAAACCCTCTGGCGCATAGGAGAGTATGAGGAGAACAGGAGGCTCACCTGTCAGCTTGTTATAGAAAAGGAAGGCTGTGAGATAGAGCTGGAGACGGATTAA
- a CDS encoding DUF2892 domain-containing protein, with translation MTMDRALRLTSGLVLLIVFLIAIRPADIHWFWKLFIVFMSINQIQSAFTGWCPVISLYRRLGIKECTC, from the coding sequence ATGACTATGGATAGGGCCCTTAGACTAACCTCTGGTTTGGTGCTTTTGATAGTCTTTCTTATAGCCATACGTCCTGCGGACATTCATTGGTTTTGGAAGCTCTTTATAGTCTTTATGTCCATAAACCAAATACAGTCTGCCTTTACTGGATGGTGTCCTGTAATTAGCCTTTACAGGAGGCTGGGCATAAAGGAATGCACCTGTTAA
- the gspG gene encoding type II secretion system major pseudopilin GspG, which translates to MRQKGFTLIELLVVIIILGILAAIVVPRITGRVDEAKIEATKVQMKAIKDALEQYKLDNGFYPTTEQGLKALVEKPTTPPIPQRWRQYLDKLPKDAWDRDFIYMSPGIGRPYELRSMGPDGKEGTEDDIDVWQ; encoded by the coding sequence ATGAGGCAGAAGGGCTTTACACTTATAGAGCTTTTGGTGGTTATCATCATCCTTGGTATATTGGCAGCCATAGTGGTTCCAAGGATAACAGGAAGGGTGGATGAGGCAAAGATTGAGGCTACCAAAGTTCAGATGAAGGCCATAAAGGATGCCTTGGAACAGTATAAACTTGACAACGGCTTTTATCCCACCACAGAACAAGGGCTAAAGGCCCTTGTGGAAAAACCCACCACACCACCCATACCCCAAAGGTGGAGGCAGTATCTGGACAAGCTTCCAAAGGATGCTTGGGACAGGGATTTTATATATATGTCTCCTGGGATAGGAAGGCCATATGAACTGAGGTCTATGGGGCCGGATGGAAAGGAAGGCACGGAAGACGATATAGATGTGTGGCAATAG
- a CDS encoding PDZ domain-containing protein, with translation MAEGIKIVPPDLKRESLQVSSLFSKFESLYPKKEEKPTSIKLLATATGSVRLALIEVDGSTQTVRIGSEVKGYRVVDIERNYIVLSRDKDRLAIGFSFKSGEPSMQVSKSTSPTPQATKSLQASVSKEELQRITADPGVMFRQIRLVPFVQEGRTKGFLFEWIEPGSIFERAGIKPGDVLLSINNQEIKSGEDAFRILQVLRNENSIKLNLQRGSEIIELLLRVEG, from the coding sequence ATGGCTGAAGGTATTAAAATTGTGCCACCGGATTTAAAAAGGGAAAGCCTTCAAGTTTCAAGCCTTTTTTCAAAGTTTGAAAGCCTCTATCCAAAAAAGGAGGAAAAGCCCACATCCATTAAACTGCTTGCCACGGCTACAGGCTCTGTGCGCCTTGCCCTCATTGAAGTGGATGGCTCCACTCAAACTGTAAGGATAGGCTCAGAAGTAAAAGGCTACAGAGTAGTGGATATAGAAAGGAACTACATAGTCTTGTCAAGGGATAAGGATAGGCTTGCCATAGGCTTTAGCTTTAAATCTGGAGAGCCTTCTATGCAGGTCTCCAAATCCACATCTCCCACACCACAGGCCACAAAGAGCCTCCAAGCCAGCGTATCAAAAGAAGAACTCCAGCGCATCACCGCAGATCCTGGCGTAATGTTTAGGCAGATAAGGCTTGTGCCTTTTGTGCAGGAAGGAAGGACAAAGGGCTTTCTCTTTGAGTGGATAGAGCCCGGAAGCATCTTTGAAAGGGCTGGTATAAAACCAGGAGATGTGCTACTGTCTATAAACAACCAAGAGATAAAAAGCGGTGAGGACGCCTTTAGAATATTGCAGGTGCTAAGAAACGAAAACAGTATAAAATTGAACTTGCAGAGGGGCAGTGAAATTATAGAATTGCTTTTGAGGGTAGAAGGATGA
- the gspD gene encoding type II secretion system secretin GspD, whose product MKRLMAVFLLLFFFVPAWSQDAEAIQKQAQEQKRTGKVFLNFQNADISLVVKFMSELTGKNIVLDPNVKGTITISSAKPVSIKQAWDLFVMSLTLQGYGVVEDKNFVRILPIAQAVPLAEPKRPTTSADVILYLYTAENTQAQQLQQAIQPFLSPFAKVGVHTQSNTLIVADIAKNIEKIKGILKELDSPQRGLKVKLYPLQKAKAENVLQSLQGVLSTLQQQTGAPSVATISKDANAIVVVAREDIQAIVEEIIKTIDQSTQTIEDRSFYVIPLKFISAEELHKSLQSLLTGVVPTVAQPTPQYQVQPVDIKGLETPLQRPKQPTPQPQPIPSIQTKEGTRIGFDRGTNSVLIYATPQEFENLKALIEKLDVRRRQVLIAASVVEMSTSKALDIGVRWQAFGSKGGAGFGVGSLQDIYSSMLTGNFVLGFINNVGKTITIGGVNLFFPDLVLLFSLLEKGTGFNLISNPKVLTLDNQPAEIKVGQVIPYASGVKFDINGQPVITYDYKEVGLDLKITPTIAENNLRLTINLQVQEIVDFIRPQVGQLSYAVPITSNRQVNSDVVVENGQTIIIGGLINNRTISTVEGVPGLKDIPLLGRLFRRDTKTEDKVSLFIFLTPYVIEKPEDLSKITQEHQKLADELRKLLEKQEKNEKAKP is encoded by the coding sequence ATGAAAAGGTTAATGGCGGTGTTTTTGCTTCTTTTCTTTTTTGTGCCTGCGTGGTCTCAGGATGCGGAGGCTATCCAAAAGCAGGCTCAAGAGCAAAAAAGGACTGGAAAGGTATTCCTTAACTTCCAAAATGCGGATATATCCCTTGTGGTAAAGTTCATGTCGGAGCTCACGGGCAAAAACATAGTGCTTGACCCCAACGTGAAGGGAACTATAACCATAAGCTCTGCCAAGCCTGTAAGTATTAAACAAGCCTGGGACCTTTTTGTTATGTCCCTTACCCTTCAAGGCTACGGTGTGGTGGAGGACAAAAACTTTGTGCGTATACTTCCCATAGCTCAGGCTGTGCCTCTGGCGGAGCCAAAAAGGCCTACCACTAGCGCAGATGTGATCCTTTACCTTTATACCGCAGAAAACACCCAAGCCCAACAGCTCCAGCAGGCCATACAGCCTTTTCTCTCTCCCTTTGCCAAAGTGGGAGTCCACACTCAGTCCAACACCCTCATAGTGGCAGACATTGCCAAAAACATAGAAAAGATAAAGGGTATACTCAAAGAGCTTGACTCTCCACAAAGAGGTCTAAAGGTAAAGCTCTATCCTCTCCAAAAGGCTAAGGCGGAAAATGTTTTGCAGAGCCTTCAGGGTGTGTTAAGCACCCTACAACAGCAAACTGGCGCGCCAAGTGTGGCCACAATAAGCAAAGATGCCAACGCCATAGTGGTGGTGGCAAGGGAAGACATTCAAGCCATAGTAGAAGAGATAATAAAAACCATAGACCAATCCACACAGACCATAGAAGACAGGAGCTTTTATGTAATTCCCTTAAAGTTCATATCGGCTGAGGAACTCCACAAAAGCCTTCAAAGCCTTCTTACTGGTGTTGTCCCTACTGTGGCCCAGCCTACTCCTCAATATCAAGTGCAACCGGTGGATATAAAAGGACTTGAAACGCCCTTGCAAAGGCCCAAGCAACCAACGCCACAGCCCCAGCCCATACCATCCATACAAACAAAAGAAGGCACACGCATAGGCTTTGATAGAGGAACCAACTCGGTGCTTATATATGCCACTCCACAAGAGTTTGAAAACCTAAAGGCCCTTATAGAAAAGCTTGATGTGAGAAGAAGGCAAGTGCTAATAGCTGCCTCTGTGGTGGAGATGTCTACAAGTAAGGCCTTGGATATTGGAGTGCGGTGGCAAGCTTTTGGTTCAAAGGGAGGCGCTGGCTTTGGTGTGGGAAGCCTTCAGGACATATACAGTTCAATGCTTACTGGCAACTTTGTCCTTGGCTTTATAAACAACGTAGGGAAAACCATCACCATAGGCGGTGTTAACCTCTTTTTCCCAGACTTGGTACTTCTCTTTTCCCTCTTGGAAAAGGGCACGGGCTTTAACCTTATCTCAAACCCAAAGGTGCTAACCCTTGACAACCAACCTGCGGAAATAAAAGTGGGCCAAGTAATACCCTACGCCTCCGGCGTAAAGTTTGATATAAACGGACAGCCCGTTATAACCTACGACTATAAGGAGGTGGGCCTGGACCTAAAAATTACACCCACCATAGCGGAGAACAACCTAAGGCTCACCATAAACCTACAGGTGCAGGAGATAGTGGACTTTATAAGGCCTCAAGTGGGACAGCTAAGCTATGCGGTGCCTATAACTTCTAACAGACAGGTCAACTCTGACGTGGTGGTGGAGAACGGACAGACCATCATAATAGGCGGGCTTATAAACAATAGGACCATAAGCACGGTGGAGGGTGTGCCGGGCCTAAAGGATATTCCACTTTTGGGAAGGCTTTTTAGAAGAGATACCAAAACGGAGGATAAGGTTTCCCTCTTTATATTCTTAACTCCCTACGTGATAGAAAAGCCAGAGGACCTAAGCAAGATAACCCAAGAACATCAAAAACTGGCAGATGAATTAAGAAAACTTTTAGAAAAGCAGGAAAAGAATGAGAAAGCTAAGCCTTAA
- a CDS encoding RluA family pseudouridine synthase, with translation MSSSKKRIVESLSFEVQEEHEGLRLDQFLAKVYPDFSRSYHQRLIEEGYVYLDGKVLDKPSKRLKVGQRVELLVPEPEPLEVLPENIPLDIIYEDEHILVLIKPCGLVVHPSPGYTSGTLVNALLYHVKNLSSIGGVERPGIVHRLDKNTMGLMVVAKTDIAHRGLSEQLKERKVEKLYRALVKGLPERDYYIIEAPIGRHQTDRKKFAIREEGKPAKSEVWVLERFYRQGISLLKVKIHTGRTHQIRVHLSSLGFPILGDTTYGFKRSSVDKRVLEKIGDCHMLLSYYLAFEHPIEKRWMSFQIEDPKPFRDVLELIKYLEEEGS, from the coding sequence ATGTCAAGCTCAAAGAAGAGGATTGTAGAAAGTCTTAGCTTTGAGGTTCAAGAAGAGCATGAGGGCCTAAGGCTTGACCAGTTTTTGGCAAAGGTCTATCCAGACTTTTCAAGGAGCTACCATCAAAGGCTCATTGAAGAGGGATATGTATACTTGGATGGAAAAGTTTTAGACAAGCCGAGCAAAAGGCTAAAAGTTGGCCAGCGTGTGGAGCTTTTGGTGCCAGAGCCAGAGCCTTTGGAGGTCCTACCAGAAAACATACCACTGGATATAATCTACGAGGATGAACATATACTTGTGCTTATAAAGCCTTGCGGCCTTGTGGTCCATCCCTCCCCAGGCTACACCTCTGGAACCCTTGTCAATGCACTTTTATACCATGTTAAAAACCTCTCCTCCATAGGCGGTGTGGAAAGGCCCGGCATAGTGCATAGGCTTGACAAAAACACCATGGGCCTTATGGTGGTGGCAAAGACGGACATAGCCCACAGAGGCCTCTCAGAGCAGCTCAAAGAAAGGAAAGTAGAAAAGCTCTATAGGGCCCTTGTTAAGGGCCTGCCAGAAAGGGATTACTACATAATAGAGGCACCCATAGGGAGGCACCAGACAGACAGAAAAAAGTTTGCCATAAGGGAGGAGGGAAAGCCTGCCAAAAGTGAGGTTTGGGTGTTGGAGAGATTTTACCGCCAGGGCATAAGCCTTTTGAAGGTAAAGATACACACGGGCAGGACACACCAGATAAGGGTCCATCTCTCTTCTCTTGGCTTTCCCATCCTTGGAGATACCACCTATGGCTTCAAGAGAAGCTCGGTAGACAAAAGGGTCCTTGAAAAAATAGGAGATTGCCACATGCTTTTGAGCTATTATCTTGCCTTTGAACATCCTATAGAAAAAAGGTGGATGAGCTTTCAGATAGAGGACCCAAAACCCTTCAGAGATGTTTTAGAACTCATAAAGTATTTGGAGGAAGAGGGCTCTTAG